One window of Phycisphaeraceae bacterium genomic DNA carries:
- a CDS encoding pyruvate dehydrogenase complex dihydrolipoamide acetyltransferase gives MPIQVTMPRLSDTMEEGTLVKWKVKVGDKVKAGDNLADVETDKATMELQSYDDGTVARLAVAEGQATPVGKLILVLASPGESVEEAAKAGGAGDRAAGKPSDKADQTKAGKTAASAADTASGSSSSGGGAGVAVTATDGGRLRVSPLARKIAEERGVDLTHIAGSGPEGRIIKRDVLAANTASPVPVTKPQAAASTVPAPLIVGKLESKTIAVSNMRKTIARRLVESKATIPHFTVTVTVGMDALLALRTTLNQQLESQQIKLSVNDFVVRGCALALLRHPLINASWSEQGIQQHGSINIGVAVALPQEKGGGLVVPTLRDVQSKGLRSISSETRTLAEKARTKGLTVEEMSDGTFTISNLGMLGVDHFEAIINPPQAAILAVGAAVKRPVVKSTPQGDQLAIGTEMTLTLSADHRVIDGAMAAEYLQTLKGLMENPAALLV, from the coding sequence ATGCCCATTCAGGTCACCATGCCGCGCCTCTCCGACACCATGGAGGAAGGCACGCTCGTTAAATGGAAAGTCAAGGTCGGCGACAAGGTCAAGGCCGGCGACAATCTCGCTGATGTCGAGACCGACAAAGCCACCATGGAGCTTCAGTCCTACGACGACGGGACGGTGGCGCGGCTCGCCGTCGCCGAAGGTCAGGCAACTCCGGTGGGCAAACTGATTCTCGTGCTTGCATCGCCGGGCGAGAGCGTGGAGGAAGCAGCCAAAGCAGGCGGCGCGGGCGATCGCGCAGCCGGTAAACCTTCGGATAAAGCCGATCAAACAAAAGCGGGTAAGACGGCGGCGTCTGCCGCTGATACGGCATCAGGGAGTTCATCCAGCGGGGGCGGTGCTGGTGTCGCAGTGACGGCGACGGATGGCGGCCGGCTGCGTGTCAGCCCGCTGGCGCGAAAAATCGCGGAGGAACGCGGAGTCGATCTGACGCACATCGCCGGCAGCGGCCCGGAGGGGCGAATCATCAAGCGCGACGTACTCGCAGCGAACACCGCTTCGCCAGTCCCCGTCACCAAACCGCAGGCGGCAGCGTCAACCGTTCCCGCGCCGCTGATCGTCGGCAAGCTCGAATCGAAAACCATTGCCGTCTCGAACATGCGCAAGACGATTGCCCGACGGCTGGTGGAATCCAAGGCTACCATCCCGCATTTTACCGTCACCGTCACCGTCGGCATGGATGCTCTGCTGGCTCTGCGGACCACGCTCAACCAGCAGCTCGAAAGCCAGCAGATCAAGCTCTCGGTCAACGACTTCGTGGTACGCGGCTGTGCGCTGGCGTTGCTGCGTCACCCGTTGATTAACGCCTCATGGTCCGAGCAGGGCATCCAGCAGCACGGCTCGATCAACATCGGCGTCGCCGTCGCTCTGCCGCAGGAGAAGGGCGGCGGTCTCGTGGTGCCGACGCTGCGCGATGTGCAGAGCAAGGGACTGCGCAGCATCAGCAGCGAAACTCGGACGCTCGCGGAAAAGGCACGCACCAAGGGGCTGACCGTTGAGGAAATGTCCGACGGTACGTTCACGATTTCAAATCTGGGAATGCTCGGAGTGGATCACTTCGAGGCGATCATCAACCCGCCGCAGGCCGCGATCCTCGCCGTCGGTGCGGCGGTGAAGCGTCCGGTCGTCAAGTCCACCCCGCAGGGTGACCAGCTTGCCATCGGCACCGAGATGACGCTGACACTCAGTGCCGACCACCGCGTGATCGACGGCGCGATGGCGGCGGAATACCTGCAGACGCTCAAAGGACTGATGGAAAATCCTGCGGCCTTGCTCGTCTAG
- a CDS encoding class I SAM-dependent methyltransferase codes for MNEPADRRYESGAYWTDHPEWLAEASTPKVQDMLPSFRATLEARGGDSFVIADVGTGTGASIQTIARELTRLYPKTQVRVVGYEIAPNAIAVGRERFPEMEFRQKHFDGTDGTFDAVSFLDVLEHVEDPYGLMRSAAKAAPFMVVRQPLLEGFSSFRHNAYINHINGEGHITFFNCRSFVAMANFSGWLPLHTELLAPWQQAGNSRNRGLFKSLLHKINPELASIIISGYYLNGAFRRKAT; via the coding sequence ATGAATGAACCCGCGGACCGTCGTTATGAATCCGGAGCCTATTGGACCGATCACCCGGAGTGGCTCGCTGAAGCATCCACCCCGAAGGTGCAGGACATGCTGCCGAGCTTTCGTGCCACACTTGAGGCGCGGGGCGGCGACTCATTTGTCATTGCGGATGTCGGCACGGGAACGGGAGCATCCATCCAGACCATCGCCCGCGAGTTGACCAGGCTTTACCCCAAAACGCAGGTCCGGGTGGTTGGCTACGAGATCGCGCCTAACGCCATCGCGGTCGGTCGTGAACGGTTCCCGGAAATGGAGTTTCGCCAGAAACACTTCGACGGCACCGACGGAACCTTCGACGCGGTGAGTTTTCTCGATGTGCTCGAACACGTCGAGGATCCCTACGGCTTGATGCGGTCAGCGGCGAAGGCTGCCCCCTTCATGGTCGTGCGTCAACCCCTCCTGGAAGGATTCAGCTCCTTCCGTCACAACGCATACATCAACCACATCAACGGTGAAGGGCACATCACCTTTTTCAACTGCCGCTCATTCGTCGCGATGGCAAACTTTTCCGGTTGGCTGCCCCTGCACACCGAACTGCTGGCCCCCTGGCAACAAGCCGGCAACAGCAGAAACCGTGGGTTATTCAAGTCGCTGCTTCACAAGATAAATCCCGAACTCGCCTCCATCATCATCAGCGGTTACTACCTCAACGGGGCTTTCCGCCGTAAAGCAACCTGA
- the bioD gene encoding dethiobiotin synthase, whose translation MFSRPLRLTKPGLFITATDTGVGKTVITCAIAAALRRQAAVRVGVCKPLATGCRRDREGLVSEDAEALAHFAQTAAPLDVINPVRYLPAVAPAVAAEVTGEPVDFDNIARCLAVLDDANDVLLIEGVGGVKVPIDGTNPHHTVLDLIRAVGFPVVVVTRATLGTLNHTALTLDALRQSGCEIAGIVINGFDADSSAGTPTRDLAMSTNRPWLQKMSRVPILATVPVQPSSSVVPHRGLLPEAIIDAVALTYWTDVMRPSQPLDAGR comes from the coding sequence ATGTTTTCCCGCCCGCTCCGTCTCACCAAGCCCGGCCTTTTCATCACCGCGACCGATACCGGCGTCGGAAAGACGGTCATCACCTGCGCCATCGCCGCAGCCCTGAGACGACAAGCAGCGGTCCGTGTCGGCGTATGCAAGCCGCTGGCGACCGGATGCCGCCGCGACCGGGAAGGTCTTGTCAGCGAGGACGCCGAAGCTCTGGCGCACTTTGCGCAGACCGCTGCGCCGCTCGATGTGATTAATCCCGTGCGTTATCTGCCCGCCGTCGCGCCCGCTGTCGCAGCGGAAGTTACCGGTGAACCGGTCGATTTCGACAACATCGCCCGTTGTCTGGCTGTCCTCGATGATGCAAACGATGTCCTTCTCATCGAAGGCGTTGGCGGTGTGAAGGTCCCCATTGACGGCACAAACCCGCATCACACTGTGCTCGACCTGATCCGCGCAGTGGGTTTCCCTGTCGTCGTCGTGACCCGTGCTACTCTCGGCACGCTCAATCACACCGCCCTGACACTCGATGCCCTGCGTCAGTCAGGCTGCGAAATAGCAGGGATCGTGATCAACGGCTTTGATGCCGACTCATCCGCAGGCACGCCGACGCGCGATCTGGCGATGTCCACCAATCGTCCCTGGCTGCAGAAGATGAGTCGCGTGCCTATTCTGGCGACCGTGCCGGTACAGCCATCGTCGAGTGTAGTGCCGCATCGCGGGCTTCTGCCTGAAGCCATCATTGATGCCGTAGCCCTGACCTACTGGACCGACGTGATGAGGCCGTCCCAACCGCTTGACGCGGGCCGCTGA
- a CDS encoding alpha-ketoacid dehydrogenase subunit beta, translating into MSCTDMRELQYRDALREALSEEMERDDRVFLMGEEVAEYNGAYKVSQGLLEKFGPRRIVDSPISETGFAGLGIGAAMYGLRPVIEFMSWSFCLVAADQIINNAPKMLYMSGGQFKVPIVFRGNNGAGGQLGSTHSWAVESMFSSVPGLKMAIPSTPRDAKGLLKTAIRDDDPVFFLESERMLGWGAKGDHDFSPYLGGGRWAPPENDSEFLIPFGQADVKKEGTDCTIVALGRPVHFALKAAEELEKEGISCEVIDPRTVRPLDIDSIVRSVKKTSYLVVVDQSWPFASVASEIAMQVYERAMDDLDNKIIRVTNDDVPAPYAKNLEQAMLPHAGKIVEAVRAVTYAA; encoded by the coding sequence ATGAGTTGCACTGATATGCGAGAACTCCAATACCGTGACGCGCTTCGTGAAGCCCTCAGTGAAGAGATGGAGCGCGATGATCGTGTCTTTCTCATGGGTGAGGAGGTCGCGGAATACAACGGTGCCTACAAAGTCAGTCAGGGGCTGCTGGAAAAGTTCGGGCCGCGACGCATCGTCGATTCGCCCATCAGCGAGACGGGATTTGCAGGCCTGGGTATCGGGGCCGCGATGTACGGCCTGCGACCAGTCATCGAGTTCATGTCTTGGTCGTTCTGCCTCGTCGCTGCCGATCAGATCATCAACAACGCCCCGAAGATGCTTTACATGTCCGGCGGGCAGTTCAAGGTTCCGATCGTCTTCCGTGGTAACAACGGTGCCGGTGGTCAGCTTGGCTCGACCCACTCATGGGCGGTCGAATCCATGTTTTCCTCGGTGCCCGGCCTGAAGATGGCGATCCCTTCGACGCCTCGTGACGCCAAAGGACTGCTCAAGACGGCGATCCGTGACGATGATCCGGTGTTCTTTCTGGAATCGGAACGCATGCTCGGCTGGGGTGCCAAAGGCGATCATGATTTTTCACCCTATCTGGGCGGCGGCCGATGGGCACCGCCGGAAAATGACTCCGAGTTCCTCATTCCTTTCGGTCAGGCGGACGTGAAGAAGGAAGGAACGGACTGCACCATCGTTGCGCTGGGGCGTCCGGTACATTTCGCGCTCAAGGCAGCGGAAGAACTGGAAAAAGAGGGCATCAGTTGCGAGGTGATTGATCCGCGCACCGTTCGGCCTCTCGATATCGACTCGATCGTCCGCAGCGTGAAGAAGACGAGCTACCTCGTGGTGGTGGACCAGAGCTGGCCGTTTGCCAGTGTGGCCAGCGAGATCGCCATGCAGGTGTACGAACGGGCGATGGACGACCTGGATAACAAGATCATCCGCGTAACCAACGACGACGTACCCGCACCCTACGCGAAAAATCTTGAACAGGCGATGCTGCCGCACGCGGGGAAGATCGTCGAAGCTGTCCGTGCGGTCACCTATGCCGCGTAA
- the speA gene encoding biosynthetic arginine decarboxylase, with translation MTQTTVPPQAASTSAAPPAANGHGSTPGNAAGPLFSNGQGQPANGKPKSAWTIRDSTRLYGIDRWGQGYFSINDEGNIVVTPTKESDKAIDLKKLVEELKQRDIGLPMLIRFTDILRDRVNMVHDAFDKAIRDHEYKGGYRCVYPIKVNQQRHVVEEIFEFGKPYRFGLEAGSKPELLAVLGVVTDDDTPIICNGFKDDEFIEAVILAAKIGKNIIPVVEKFSELELIAKYAKLHNVKPSIGVRVKLAARGAGRWEQSGGVRSKFGLFVSEVIEAMAFLRKNDMGDCLSLLHFHLGSQINNIHNVKSAIIELVRVYTELQKAGAGLHYIDIGGGLGVDYDGSKTNFESSINYTLQEYANDIIFHVKEICDQVGVEHPTIISESGRAMVAYHSVLVFNILGWSGFDRFTLPDTLTNTERKKLPKPVLNLFEAYHDLNESNFNEYYHDAQLARDETLHLFNLGYCSLEHRGLAEKLFFGICSKVLRLIRQMEFVPEEFSGLESVLSDTYFCNYSIFQSMPDSWAIDQLFPIMPIHRLGEEPTCRGILADITCDSDGKVDRFIDRRDVKPVLELHPYTGDDYYVAAFLVGAYQEILGDLHNLLGDTNAVHVRLGEDGAPMIDEVVEGDTVREVLQYVQFSADELMRSMRKGVEKALRDKKLTIDESRVLLKFYESGLKGYTYLE, from the coding sequence ATGACACAGACGACTGTGCCTCCGCAGGCTGCCTCCACGTCCGCTGCCCCACCCGCCGCAAACGGTCATGGCTCAACCCCCGGAAACGCCGCCGGCCCGCTCTTTTCCAACGGTCAGGGGCAGCCTGCCAACGGCAAGCCCAAATCCGCATGGACCATCCGCGACTCGACACGACTCTACGGCATCGACCGTTGGGGCCAGGGTTACTTCTCCATCAATGATGAAGGCAACATCGTCGTCACTCCGACCAAGGAATCCGACAAGGCCATTGATCTCAAAAAACTCGTCGAGGAGCTGAAGCAGCGAGACATCGGGCTGCCCATGCTCATCCGCTTCACTGACATCCTGCGCGATCGCGTCAACATGGTTCACGATGCGTTCGACAAGGCAATACGAGATCACGAATACAAAGGCGGCTACCGCTGCGTGTATCCGATCAAGGTCAATCAGCAGCGGCACGTCGTTGAGGAGATTTTTGAGTTCGGCAAGCCCTATCGCTTCGGACTCGAAGCAGGGTCAAAGCCGGAGCTATTGGCGGTGCTGGGGGTCGTGACCGACGATGACACGCCGATCATCTGCAACGGTTTCAAAGATGATGAGTTCATCGAAGCGGTGATCCTGGCGGCGAAGATCGGCAAGAACATCATCCCCGTCGTCGAAAAATTCAGCGAGCTGGAGCTGATCGCCAAGTACGCCAAGCTGCACAACGTCAAGCCGTCGATCGGGGTGCGCGTGAAACTCGCCGCCCGCGGCGCAGGACGCTGGGAGCAGTCAGGCGGCGTGCGGTCGAAGTTCGGCCTGTTCGTCAGCGAGGTCATCGAAGCGATGGCGTTTCTTCGCAAGAACGACATGGGCGACTGCCTGAGCCTCCTGCATTTCCACCTGGGCAGCCAGATCAACAACATTCACAACGTGAAGTCAGCGATCATCGAGCTTGTCCGGGTTTACACCGAGCTTCAGAAGGCCGGTGCCGGATTGCATTACATCGACATCGGCGGCGGGCTGGGTGTGGACTACGACGGCTCGAAGACCAACTTCGAATCGAGCATCAACTACACCCTCCAGGAATACGCCAACGACATCATCTTCCACGTCAAGGAAATCTGCGATCAGGTCGGCGTGGAGCATCCGACGATCATCAGCGAATCCGGCCGGGCGATGGTCGCCTATCACAGTGTGCTCGTGTTCAACATCCTCGGCTGGTCGGGCTTTGATCGCTTCACGCTTCCAGACACATTGACGAACACGGAGCGGAAAAAACTACCCAAGCCGGTGCTGAACCTCTTCGAGGCTTACCACGATCTGAACGAGTCCAACTTCAACGAGTATTACCACGATGCGCAGCTCGCGCGGGACGAGACCCTGCACCTGTTCAATCTCGGTTACTGCTCGCTGGAACATCGCGGACTGGCGGAAAAACTTTTCTTCGGCATCTGCTCAAAGGTGCTGCGGCTCATCCGTCAGATGGAGTTTGTCCCGGAGGAGTTCAGCGGCCTTGAGAGCGTGCTGAGCGACACCTACTTCTGCAACTACTCGATTTTCCAGTCCATGCCCGACTCCTGGGCGATCGACCAGCTTTTCCCGATCATGCCGATCCACAGACTTGGAGAGGAGCCGACCTGCCGAGGCATCCTTGCTGACATCACCTGCGACTCGGACGGCAAGGTGGATCGCTTCATCGACCGCCGTGATGTCAAACCCGTGCTCGAGCTTCATCCTTACACGGGAGATGATTACTACGTGGCGGCCTTCCTCGTTGGCGCGTATCAGGAAATTCTGGGAGACCTCCACAACCTGCTGGGCGACACCAACGCGGTTCACGTCCGCCTCGGCGAGGACGGGGCACCGATGATTGACGAGGTCGTCGAAGGCGATACCGTGCGCGAAGTACTGCAATACGTTCAGTTTTCAGCCGACGAATTGATGCGCTCGATGCGTAAGGGTGTGGAAAAAGCCCTGCGTGACAAGAAGCTCACGATCGACGAGTCGCGTGTGCTGCTGAAGTTTTATGAGAGCGGGCTCAAAGGCTACACCTATCTGGAATGA
- a CDS encoding sulfite exporter TauE/SafE family protein codes for MPAWLLPNIPQGINPTWYYLCVGAAVLITGISKAGFGGGVGILAIPVMALVMGADHMLGVMLPLLIGCDILSNLHYLGQYDWKRLRPLLAGIILGISLGTVILFYLRDMPPESFRHTMDGVVGVICLAVVALQAYRLTGREVPTLPPHPGSGVAVGFVAGTVSTINHSAGPIVTIYLLQEKLEKRKLVGTLLLYFLIGNSLKLPTYLLLPMSNGRPLINADTLRDSIWFIPLIPVGTMIGAWMNKHVAEKPFAAVLYIAAGLAAGHMLLRATGISAAYPWTNFAMGGLVLAVAIGLIVWSLQRRKAAACVSCGFDLRATRTAGRDSCPECGAKVSPD; via the coding sequence ATGCCAGCATGGCTGCTCCCCAACATTCCTCAAGGCATCAATCCCACGTGGTACTACCTCTGCGTCGGTGCGGCGGTGCTCATCACCGGCATCTCCAAGGCGGGCTTCGGCGGAGGGGTGGGAATTCTCGCAATCCCCGTCATGGCACTGGTCATGGGGGCGGACCATATGCTCGGCGTCATGCTGCCCCTGCTGATCGGCTGCGACATCCTGAGCAACCTGCACTACCTGGGCCAATACGACTGGAAACGGCTGCGACCGCTGCTGGCCGGCATCATTCTGGGGATCTCGCTGGGAACCGTGATTCTTTTTTATCTCCGCGACATGCCGCCGGAGAGTTTCCGTCACACGATGGATGGAGTAGTCGGCGTGATCTGTCTGGCGGTGGTCGCGCTGCAGGCGTATCGGCTGACCGGCCGCGAGGTGCCGACTCTGCCGCCGCATCCCGGATCGGGGGTCGCGGTGGGATTTGTCGCCGGCACCGTCTCGACCATCAACCACTCTGCCGGACCGATCGTCACCATTTATCTGCTTCAGGAAAAACTCGAAAAGCGCAAGCTCGTCGGCACGCTGCTGCTTTATTTCCTGATTGGTAACTCGCTCAAGCTGCCCACGTATCTGCTGCTGCCGATGTCCAACGGCCGGCCGCTGATCAACGCCGACACGTTGCGCGACTCGATCTGGTTCATCCCCTTGATCCCGGTGGGCACGATGATCGGCGCATGGATGAATAAGCATGTCGCGGAAAAACCCTTCGCTGCGGTGCTCTACATCGCCGCGGGACTGGCCGCGGGTCACATGCTGCTCCGAGCCACCGGTATTTCGGCGGCTTATCCATGGACGAACTTCGCCATGGGCGGCCTCGTGCTGGCGGTGGCGATTGGTTTGATCGTCTGGTCCCTGCAACGGCGCAAGGCAGCGGCGTGCGTCTCTTGTGGTTTCGACTTGCGCGCGACACGCACCGCCGGCCGGGATTCATGCCCGGAATGTGGAGCGAAAGTCTCGCCGGACTAA
- the pdhA gene encoding pyruvate dehydrogenase (acetyl-transferring) E1 component subunit alpha — protein MTILTGEIVGKKSTARPSDALDAGRRREMLRMMMLIRRFEERTSQSYTQTKIGGFCHIYIGQEATAVGSIAALRPDDPIITAYRDHGHALARGMAPRYCMAEMYGRITGCVKGKGGSMHMFDKPHHMYGGHAIVGGQAPLGVGLAFALQYEKKDGVVVCYFGDGALNQGALHESMNLAAIWRLPIIFVCENNMYSMGTHIARGTSMADDLSVKAHAYGITYAECDGMDVLDTYDTFKRLADDIRGSTSRALGFENNSGGGPAFVNCKTYRYKGHSMSDPQKYRTKDEVAAHEQQDPINKLANLMIETHQITQEEADKIDVEVKQISLDAVKFANESPETPEGELYTDVYANPFPPYMTGDLPEMLRQRENG, from the coding sequence ATGACCATACTAACCGGTGAAATTGTGGGCAAAAAAAGCACAGCCCGCCCGTCAGATGCATTGGATGCCGGGCGGCGGCGCGAGATGCTGCGGATGATGATGCTCATTCGCCGGTTTGAAGAGCGCACCAGTCAGAGCTATACCCAGACGAAAATCGGCGGCTTCTGTCACATCTACATCGGCCAGGAGGCGACGGCTGTCGGCTCGATCGCCGCGCTGCGCCCGGATGACCCGATCATCACCGCCTACCGCGATCATGGTCACGCATTGGCTCGCGGCATGGCCCCGCGCTACTGCATGGCTGAGATGTACGGCAGGATCACCGGATGCGTCAAAGGCAAAGGCGGGTCGATGCACATGTTCGACAAGCCGCACCATATGTACGGCGGACATGCGATCGTCGGCGGTCAGGCACCGCTGGGCGTCGGGCTGGCGTTCGCGCTGCAATACGAAAAAAAAGACGGCGTCGTCGTCTGCTACTTCGGCGATGGGGCACTCAATCAGGGCGCGCTCCATGAATCAATGAATCTGGCTGCGATCTGGCGCCTGCCCATCATCTTCGTCTGCGAAAACAACATGTACTCCATGGGCACGCACATCGCTCGCGGCACCAGCATGGCCGACGATCTTTCCGTCAAGGCACATGCCTACGGCATAACCTACGCCGAGTGCGACGGCATGGACGTGCTCGATACCTACGACACCTTCAAGCGGCTGGCGGATGACATCCGCGGCAGCACCTCGCGGGCGCTGGGATTTGAAAATAATTCGGGAGGCGGGCCGGCTTTCGTCAACTGCAAGACCTACCGGTACAAGGGTCACTCGATGAGCGACCCGCAGAAGTACCGGACCAAAGACGAAGTGGCCGCCCACGAGCAGCAGGACCCGATCAACAAGCTCGCCAACCTGATGATCGAAACCCATCAGATCACACAGGAAGAGGCGGACAAGATCGATGTCGAAGTCAAACAGATCTCACTCGATGCGGTGAAGTTCGCCAACGAAAGTCCTGAGACTCCGGAGGGCGAGCTGTACACGGACGTGTATGCGAATCCATTCCCGCCGTATATGACGGGAGACCTGCCGGAGATGCTGAGGCAGAGGGAGAACGGGTGA
- the mgtE gene encoding magnesium transporter → MPESENTQLVGSLLAPDIGELIDQRQTFEVRSLLLDLMDPEISDVLMALAPGQRPVAFRLLPRDRAAVVFTYLPPEAQEQLLSELNNEQLAGLFDAMAPDDRAMLFDEMPGQVAAKLLALMKPEERRQTQVILGYPPDSVGRLMTPDYVAIRPDWTVQQVLDHIRKNGRDAETLSRLYVVDDQGRLIDEIRLRQILLIDPSSSIRTLMNEQFVTLHAQDDREKAVEIMRRYDHPALPVVDRDEVLVGIVTFDDVADVEQAETTEDIQKMAAVEALDEPYITMPVFKLVRKRGIWLGALFLGEMLTASAMSYYEHEIASAVVLALFVPLIISSGGNSGSQASTLIVRAMAVGEIRLRDWWRVLVREIACGALLGVFLGMIGFFRINIWDWFGWANYGDHYHLVALAVGTALIGVVLWGSLMGSMLPFLLRVMKLDPAVVSAPMVATLVDVTGLIIYFTVAAIMLKGTVLK, encoded by the coding sequence ATGCCCGAATCCGAGAACACCCAACTCGTCGGCAGCCTGCTCGCGCCCGACATCGGCGAGCTGATTGACCAGCGCCAGACCTTTGAAGTGCGCTCGTTGCTGCTGGACCTGATGGACCCCGAAATATCCGACGTGCTGATGGCCCTGGCACCGGGTCAGCGTCCTGTCGCGTTTCGTCTCCTGCCACGCGACCGCGCTGCTGTTGTTTTCACTTACCTCCCGCCCGAAGCGCAGGAGCAACTGCTCAGCGAGCTGAACAACGAACAACTCGCCGGCCTCTTTGACGCAATGGCTCCCGACGACCGCGCCATGCTCTTTGATGAAATGCCCGGCCAGGTCGCAGCCAAGCTGCTCGCGCTGATGAAGCCCGAAGAGCGGCGTCAGACGCAGGTCATCCTGGGATATCCGCCTGACAGTGTCGGACGTCTGATGACGCCCGATTACGTAGCGATCCGGCCTGACTGGACCGTGCAGCAGGTACTCGATCACATCCGAAAAAACGGCCGCGATGCCGAGACGCTTAGCCGTCTATACGTCGTGGACGATCAGGGCCGGCTCATCGACGAAATACGTCTGCGGCAGATTCTGCTGATTGATCCGTCCTCGTCGATCAGGACTTTGATGAACGAGCAGTTCGTCACGCTGCACGCACAGGATGACCGGGAGAAGGCCGTCGAAATCATGCGGCGCTACGATCATCCCGCACTGCCGGTGGTGGACCGTGACGAAGTGCTCGTGGGTATCGTGACCTTTGACGACGTGGCCGACGTCGAACAGGCCGAGACCACCGAAGACATTCAGAAGATGGCTGCCGTTGAAGCCCTTGATGAGCCGTACATCACCATGCCGGTGTTCAAGCTGGTGCGCAAGCGCGGCATCTGGCTCGGAGCACTATTCCTGGGTGAGATGCTCACGGCGTCGGCGATGTCGTACTACGAACATGAAATCGCGTCGGCGGTAGTGCTGGCGTTGTTTGTTCCGCTGATTATTTCCAGCGGCGGCAACAGCGGTTCACAGGCCTCCACCCTCATCGTCCGCGCTATGGCTGTCGGCGAAATCCGTCTGCGCGACTGGTGGCGCGTGCTCGTCCGCGAAATCGCCTGCGGCGCGCTGCTGGGCGTCTTCCTCGGCATGATCGGCTTTTTCCGCATCAATATCTGGGACTGGTTCGGCTGGGCGAACTACGGCGACCATTACCACCTCGTCGCCCTGGCGGTGGGTACAGCATTGATCGGCGTCGTGCTCTGGGGGTCACTCATGGGCAGCATGCTGCCGTTTCTGCTGCGCGTCATGAAACTCGATCCAGCGGTCGTCTCGGCGCCGATGGTGGCGACACTCGTGGACGTGACCGGACTGATTATTTATTTCACCGTCGCCGCGATCATGCTCAAGGGAACCGTACTCAAGTAA
- a CDS encoding class I SAM-dependent methyltransferase encodes MTTLAPRDWNQRYETGQLPWDSGEPDGNLLETLEQLTLKDTRALEIGCGTGTNAIALARHGFSHVTATDLSPKAVEIAVAKAKAAGAASIDFKVHDIVASLPEKPASVGFVFDRGVFHSVSDEQRVTFARHVAQVLTTHGWWLTLCGNTDDKTEGGPPRLTAAHIASVVEPLFEVHAITRSQFRKVKEKTSDHFMCWRVLLRKR; translated from the coding sequence ATGACCACACTCGCACCAAGAGACTGGAATCAACGCTACGAGACCGGCCAGCTTCCCTGGGATAGCGGCGAGCCGGACGGCAACCTGCTGGAAACGCTCGAACAGCTCACCCTCAAAGATACGAGGGCACTGGAGATCGGCTGCGGCACAGGTACCAACGCCATCGCCCTTGCACGTCACGGCTTTTCCCATGTCACCGCGACCGACCTCTCACCCAAGGCGGTCGAGATAGCCGTCGCCAAGGCGAAAGCTGCGGGTGCGGCGTCAATCGACTTCAAGGTTCACGACATCGTCGCTTCGCTGCCGGAAAAACCTGCAAGCGTCGGCTTTGTCTTCGATCGGGGGGTGTTCCACTCCGTCAGCGACGAGCAGCGGGTGACCTTTGCCCGTCACGTCGCTCAGGTGCTGACCACGCATGGCTGGTGGCTGACACTCTGCGGCAACACGGACGATAAGACCGAAGGCGGCCCGCCACGACTGACTGCGGCGCATATTGCCTCGGTGGTCGAGCCGCTGTTTGAAGTCCACGCGATCACCCGCAGCCAGTTCCGCAAGGTCAAAGAAAAGACCAGCGATCACTTCATGTGCTGGCGGGTGCTGTTGCGCAAGCGATAG